In a genomic window of Ranitomeya imitator isolate aRanImi1 chromosome 5, aRanImi1.pri, whole genome shotgun sequence:
- the LOC138638555 gene encoding alpha-1,4-N-acetylglucosaminyltransferase-like — protein sequence MLKILRIALFLLLMIALGFFFGITNNESIFPYVSSLSRRKILNESMTLMNNIFSPFHGWSNITNVLSTKASRVQEKMLLETLNTSSSTRLNITFVSPSEVLKQGDGIIFLETTDRMQPPSLVLCAIESAARVYKDRPVAFFMKGLSSTNIEETVKRHFPVLSSLRNVYFFPLRFEEVFADTPLHTWYQKIISQQQSFWTHVSSDACRLALIGKYGGIYMDTDFISIQTIPFKDFLAAESSQYTSNGIFGFSPHHDFTQKCLEDFVKNYDSRIWGQQGPRLFTRILKTFCNLPQFVGYEDAICGNNTLLNPHRFYPIICPEWKKYYEVWDKFPSFNDSYSLHLWNFMNKEKLTMVPGSKTLVEHLYKQYCPFTYNATFS from the exons ATGTTAAAAATATTGAGGATAGCACTCTTCCTTCTTCTGATGATAGCCCTTGGTTTTTTTTTTGGAATCACCAACAATGAGAGTATCTTTCCTTATGTGTCCTCCTTATCAAGAAGAAAAATATTAAATGAATCAATGACATTAATGAATAACATTTTCAGTCCCTTTCATGGATGGTCAAATATCACAAATGTATTAAGTACCAAAGCATCGAGAGTTCAGGAAAAAATGTTACTGGAAACCCTCAATACATCGTCAAGCACAAGGCTAAATATTACTTTTGTTTCTCCATCTGAAGTATTAAAACAAGGTGATGGCATCATATTTTTGGAAACAACAGATCGAATGCAGCCTCCTTCATTAGTTttatgtgctatagagtctgccgctCGTGTGTACAAGGACCGACCAGTGGCCTTCTTCATGAAAGGATTAAGCAGTACCAACATAGAAGAAACGGTGAAGAGACATTTCCCAGTGCTCTCATCCCTGAGGAACGTTTACTTCTTCCCGCTGAGGTTCGAGGAAGTGTTTGCTGACACCCCACTTCACACATGGTATCAGAAG ATTATTTCACAGCAGCAGTCATTCTGGACCCATGTCAGCTCTGATGCCTGCAGACTAGCATTGATCGGGAAGTATGGTGGCATTTATATGGATACAGATTTCATCTCAATACAAACCATTCCTTTCAAGGACTTCTTGGCTGCAGAATCTTCTCAATACACTAGCAATGGGATTTTTGGGTTTTCACCTCATCATGATTTTACCCAGAAATGTTTGGAAGACTTTGTTAAAAATTATGACAGTAGAATATGGGGACAGCAAGGCCCACGTCTCTTTACCCGTATTTTAAAGACATTCTGTAACTTACCACAATTTGTTGGTTATGAAGATGCCATATGTGGAAACAATACTTTGCTCAATCCCCACCGTTTTTACCCTATCATTTGCCCAGAATGGAAAAAGTATTACGAGGTTTGGGACAAATTTCCATCTTTCAATGACTCCTACTCTTTGCACCTCTGGAACTTCATGAATAAGGAAAAATTAACTATGGTACCTGGTAGCAAAACATTAGTAGAACACCTCTACAAACAGTACTGTCCTTTCACATACAATGCAACTTTTAGCTGA